CTGGCTCGGAAGAATCCCCTGCGTTCCGGCTCGCGTACGTCCCGGGGGTGACGCCCACGAAGTGGGTGCGGATCTGGAACGAGCGGCTGCCCGACGTCCCGCTGACCCTTGTGCCGGTGGCCGCCGCCGACGCCTTCGGCCTGCTGCGGGACGGCGGCGCCGACGCGGGTTTCGTGCGGTTGCCGGTCGACCGGGAGGATCTCAGCGCGATCCCGCTCTACACCGAGACGACGGTGGTCGTGATCCCCAAGGACCACCTCATGACGGCGGTCGACGAGGTGTCCGCGGAGGATCTGGCCGACGAGCTCGTGCTGCACCCCCTCGACGACACCCTCGACTGGGAGCGTCCTTGGGGGCGGCCCGCGATCGAGCGCCCCGCCACCACCCTGGACGCCGTCGAACTGGTCGCGGCCGGCGTGGGTCTCCTCGTCGTCCCGCAGTCCCTCGCCCGTCTGCACCACCGCAAGGACCTCACGTACCGGCCGGTCGCGGACGCCCCCGCGTCACGCGTCGCGCTGTCGTGGCCGCAGGACGAGACCACCGACCTGGTCGAGGACTTCATCGGGATCGTCCGCGGGCGGACCGTCAACAGCTCACGGGGGCGCCGCCCGTCCCCGGCCCCGGCCCAGCCGAAGGCCAAGCGTCCCGAGACGGGCAGCGCCCGGCGGAAGACCGCGGCCGGCAAGCCGTCCGGCACCGGCTCACGGAGCGGTTCCGGCGGCCGGAGCGGTTCCGGCGGCGGCGCCAGGGGCGGCAAGCGGGGCAAGCCTCGCCGCCGTTCGTAGCTCCGCCCCTGTTGTTCGTGGCTCCCCGCCCGCACCGCTGTTCGCAGCTCCCCCGCCGCCGTTTGCGACACCCGGCACCCGGCGCCGCTGCCCGCGCGCCCGTCGCACCCGGGCACGGCAGCGCCGCCCCGGGTCGAGGGCGGCGTGTCGCTGTCGCTCGTCAGGCGTGCTGCGGAACCTCGTCCTTCATCGACGACCTGATCTGTTCGCGCAGCTCCGGGCTGTCCGCGTGCCCGTGCACGGATACCGCGTGCTCGCTGGCGGCGCGGACCACTTCCTCCTCCTCGCCGGAGATGACGAGGGTGCAGTTCATCTCGCTCGGGTGATCCCGGCAGTCGATCTTCTTGCGCATGGGGCACCTCCTCCACTCCCAGTCTCGCCCGGTGCCGCCGGCCGCCGTATACGGCGAATCCCGTATGGCGCGCGGGGTGGACGGCCTGCTGGAGTGAGAGAGGACGAGGAGGTGACAGCCATGACGACCTCCGCCGGTGTGACACCCGGCGCCTCGGTGGACGAGGAACGGGTGCAGCGGTTCCTGGAGAAAGTGATCACCGACACCGGCGCCGCGGTCGCCGGTCTGTGCACCTCGCTCGGCGATCGCCTCGGTCTGTACACGGCCATGGCCGGCGCCGGTCCGCTCACCTCCGCACAGCTCGCCGCCCGTACGGGACTGGTCGAGCGCTATGTGCGCGAATGGCTGGCCGCCCAGGTCGCCGGGGAGTACATCAGCTACGCGCCCGGCACCGACACCTACCGCCTGCCCGACGAGCACGCCGCCGTCCTGGCCGACCCGGATCTGCCGACGTACGCGGCGGGCTTCTCCACGCTGCTCCAGGCGATCTACGCCACCGAGGACACCCTCCTGGAGGCCTTCCGCACCGGCGAGGGCGTCGGCTGGGAGGAACACGGCCCTGCGCTGTTCGCCGGCACCGCGAAGTTCTTCCGCCCCGGCTACGCGGCCTCACTGGTACCGGAGTGGCTGACCTCGCTGGACGGCGTGGTGGAGAAGCTGGAGCGCGGTGCCCGTGTCGCGGACGTGGGATGCGGCTACGGCTACTCCACGACGCTGATGGCGCAGGCCTTCCCGCGGTCACACTTCGACGGCTTCGACTTCCACGGCCCGTCCATCGAAGCGGCCCGCGGCCTCGTGGCCGAGCAGGGACTGGACGACCGGGTCAGCTTCGAGGTCGCCACCGCCCAGGACTTCCCCGGCGAGGACTTCGACCTGATCACGTTCTTCGACTGCCTGCACGACATCGGAGATCCGGGCGGCGCGCTGCACCACGCCGAGCACGCACTGGCCGACGGCGGAACCTGCATGGTCGTCGAGCCGAACACCTCGGCCAACGCGCAGGAGAACGCCAACCCCATCGGCCGGGCGCTGACCGCCGCCTCGGGCGCCGTCTGCCTGCCGTCCGCGCTCGCCCAGCACGGACCGCAGGCACTGGGAAACCACGCGGGTGAGGAGGCGATGCGGCAGATCGCCGACGAAGCCGGACTCCACCACTGGCGACTGGCCGCGGAGAGCCCCGTCAACCGCGTCTATGCCGTCGGGCGCTGAGGCGCCTGACGCGCCCGGCCGGTCTTCCCCCGGCCGGCCGGGTGGCCCTCGCTTGACGGGCCCCTGCCCCCTCGGCACGCTGGAAACATGAGCACGGCCGCGGAGGCCGGCCTGCGGCGCATTCTCGCCGTCGTGGACCTTCTGATCGATGCCGTCGACGAGGAGACCCTGGTTCCGGCACTGCTCCCGCTGCTGCTCGGCGCCGTTCCCGGCGACAGCATCATCTGGTCCCCCCGCGCCGGCTCCGCCGAGCGGCCGCTCACCCTGCCCGCCGGTCTGCTGACCCCGGACGTACGGGACGCGTTCGCGCGCGAGTCGGCGGCGGACTCCCTGGTCACCCACACCACCCTCGGGCCCGGCACCCCGATGCGCCGCTCGACCCTCCAGACCTGCAGCGAATTCCATGCCCTCGCCGCCTACCGCGACGTCTACCACCCGTTGGAGGCCGAGCAGCAGCTCGCGATGTCGTTCCCCGCGGGCTACGCCGGCGGTGTACCGCGGAAGGTGTGTGTGGCGATCAGCCGCAGCGGCAGCGACTTCTCCGACGACGATGTGGCGGCCGCCGCCCTGCTGCGCACCCGGCTCAGCCGCGTCCTCAACCGGCTCGCCCCGCCGACGACGTCTCCGCCCTCCCCCGTCACCCGCCGCGAATCCGCCGTACTCACCCTGCTCGCCCGCGGCCTGACGAACCAGCAGATCGCGCACCGGCTGGCGATCAGCCCGCGCACCGTCGACAAGCATCTGGAGCACGCCTACGCGAAGCTGCGGGTGGGCGGCCGGGTCGAGGCGGCGAACGCGTGGCTGACCCGTGGTCGGACGGCGGTACGGAGCGCGCTGTGAGGACGGCAGGGAGCGCGCCGTAGGGCCCCTTCCGGCGCGCCTCGTTCACCGCGGCTCAGTCGTCGAGCCTCTCCGGGTCGGCGGCCATCGACTCCCAGAACTCGGCATGGGCCCGCTCGTGCAGCACACCCAGCCGCAGCACCCGTGCGCGCGAGCGCTGCCGGGAGTCCTCCGACGGATCGAGCGCGGCGCGCAGCGACGCATAGTGGGCGAGCAAGGTGCGGTGCCGCTCCGCCTGTTGTGTGGCGAGGGCGACGATGTCGGAGGGGTCGCCGAGGTCGGCGAAGAAGAGCTTCAGCTGCGCCGGGTCGCGGGTTTCCGCCTCGACCGTGTCCGGGTCGGCCAGCCAGCGCTCCAGTGCGGCGCGGCCGGCGTCGGTGAGGTGGAAGATCCGCCGGCGGCGGCCCGCCGTCTCGGTCTCTTCCCGCAGCAGCCCGGCCCGTGCCAGCTCCGGCGGGATCCGGTACAGCTGCGCATGGAGGATCGGCCAGAAGGGCTGGATGTCGTCCTCGACCCGTGCCTTGAGCTCGTACGGCGTCATCGGCCCGTGCCGGGCGACCAGACCGAGCACGACGTATCTCGCCGGGCTGTACTCCGCCATCGCCGCCCCTCACTCCCCTTGACACCCTCTCAATGAGACCATAGCTTCCCTCCCGTTGAGACGATATCAATGAGATGGTTCGACGAACTGCGGACCGTCGACCGGACGGGGAGGCGAAGTGGTTGTGAAAGACGGAAGCACTGCAGGAGATCTTTGGGCGACGGGAGAGGCGGGCGAGGCGGCAGGGGCGAGGTCTGCGGCGGGCGTCGAGGGTGTGCCCCCGTACGTCCATCCGGAACTGGCCGGTGTCCTGGCCGCGCTGCCGGAGCGGCCGGAGAATCCGTACACCGACATCGAGGCGACCCGCGCCTCCTTCCGGGCGCTGATGACACCGCGGATGCCCGTACACGACCCCCGGGTCGGCATCCGGCACCTGTCCGTCCCCGGGCCGGACGGCAACAGCATCGACGTGCAGGTACTGCGCCCCGCCGGGGCCGAGGGCCTCCTGCCGGGGGTGCTCTACCTCCACGGGGGCGGCTTCGCGTACGGGGAGCTGGACGGGCCCAGCCCGATGGCACGGGACGTCTGTGCCGACGCAGGTGCGGTCGTGGTCAATGTGCACTACCGGCTGGCGCCCGAGCACCGGTACCCCGCGGGCGTCGAGGACTGCTACGCCGTCCTGGAGTGGATGGCCGCTGCCGCCGGTGAACTCGGCCTCGACGCCGGGCGGATCGCCGTCACCGGAGCGTCCGCGGGCGGCGGTCTGAGCGCCGCCCTGTGCCTGCTGGCCCGCGACCGCCGGGGCCCGCGGATCGCCTTCCAGAGCCTGCTCGTCCCCTGTCTCGACGACCGGGGCGGCAGCGCCTCCCTGCGGCGCGTCACGGACCGGCGCATCGTCAACGGCGACGGCATCCGGCACACCTGGGACACCTACCTGGGCCCCGGCCGGGGCGCCGAGGTCCCCGCGTACGCGGCGCCCGCCCGCGCCACCGACCTCTCGGGCCTCCCGCCCGCCTACCTCCTCACCTGCGGCCTCGACCCCCTGCGGGACGAAGGGCTCGACTACGCCCGCCGCCTGATGGAGGCGCAGGTGGCCGTCGAGGTCAGGGACGTCCCCGGCGCCTGGCACTTCTTCGAGGCGTACGCCCCGCACAGCGCACTGGCGCGGCGGACCACCTCGCACTGGC
This Streptomyces decoyicus DNA region includes the following protein-coding sequences:
- a CDS encoding PadR family transcriptional regulator encodes the protein MAEYSPARYVVLGLVARHGPMTPYELKARVEDDIQPFWPILHAQLYRIPPELARAGLLREETETAGRRRRIFHLTDAGRAALERWLADPDTVEAETRDPAQLKLFFADLGDPSDIVALATQQAERHRTLLAHYASLRAALDPSEDSRQRSRARVLRLGVLHERAHAEFWESMAADPERLDD
- a CDS encoding LysR family substrate-binding domain-containing protein; protein product: MTGSEESPAFRLAYVPGVTPTKWVRIWNERLPDVPLTLVPVAAADAFGLLRDGGADAGFVRLPVDREDLSAIPLYTETTVVVIPKDHLMTAVDEVSAEDLADELVLHPLDDTLDWERPWGRPAIERPATTLDAVELVAAGVGLLVVPQSLARLHHRKDLTYRPVADAPASRVALSWPQDETTDLVEDFIGIVRGRTVNSSRGRRPSPAPAQPKAKRPETGSARRKTAAGKPSGTGSRSGSGGRSGSGGGARGGKRGKPRRRS
- a CDS encoding DUF1059 domain-containing protein, translating into MRKKIDCRDHPSEMNCTLVISGEEEEVVRAASEHAVSVHGHADSPELREQIRSSMKDEVPQHA
- a CDS encoding helix-turn-helix transcriptional regulator, which encodes MSTAAEAGLRRILAVVDLLIDAVDEETLVPALLPLLLGAVPGDSIIWSPRAGSAERPLTLPAGLLTPDVRDAFARESAADSLVTHTTLGPGTPMRRSTLQTCSEFHALAAYRDVYHPLEAEQQLAMSFPAGYAGGVPRKVCVAISRSGSDFSDDDVAAAALLRTRLSRVLNRLAPPTTSPPSPVTRRESAVLTLLARGLTNQQIAHRLAISPRTVDKHLEHAYAKLRVGGRVEAANAWLTRGRTAVRSAL
- a CDS encoding class I SAM-dependent methyltransferase; protein product: MTTSAGVTPGASVDEERVQRFLEKVITDTGAAVAGLCTSLGDRLGLYTAMAGAGPLTSAQLAARTGLVERYVREWLAAQVAGEYISYAPGTDTYRLPDEHAAVLADPDLPTYAAGFSTLLQAIYATEDTLLEAFRTGEGVGWEEHGPALFAGTAKFFRPGYAASLVPEWLTSLDGVVEKLERGARVADVGCGYGYSTTLMAQAFPRSHFDGFDFHGPSIEAARGLVAEQGLDDRVSFEVATAQDFPGEDFDLITFFDCLHDIGDPGGALHHAEHALADGGTCMVVEPNTSANAQENANPIGRALTAASGAVCLPSALAQHGPQALGNHAGEEAMRQIADEAGLHHWRLAAESPVNRVYAVGR
- a CDS encoding alpha/beta hydrolase, whose product is MPPYVHPELAGVLAALPERPENPYTDIEATRASFRALMTPRMPVHDPRVGIRHLSVPGPDGNSIDVQVLRPAGAEGLLPGVLYLHGGGFAYGELDGPSPMARDVCADAGAVVVNVHYRLAPEHRYPAGVEDCYAVLEWMAAAAGELGLDAGRIAVTGASAGGGLSAALCLLARDRRGPRIAFQSLLVPCLDDRGGSASLRRVTDRRIVNGDGIRHTWDTYLGPGRGAEVPAYAAPARATDLSGLPPAYLLTCGLDPLRDEGLDYARRLMEAQVAVEVRDVPGAWHFFEAYAPHSALARRTTSHWLGALRTALREGCG